A single region of the Gephyromycinifex aptenodytis genome encodes:
- a CDS encoding GTPase family protein, with product MSETAEASELLEAVRGLRDTVQSAKLPLEVAEVEQARRARDEMLHQFDDYILPRLTNLDAPLLTVVGGSTGAGKSTLVNTLAQRVVSRSGVLRPTTRACVLVHHEDDARWFTTPRVLPGLTRVSGNEADDPSALRLAQADGLPPGIALLDAPDIDSVVESNRDLARQLLGAADLWLFVTTAARYADAVPWQMLRQAVERGTSVAIVLDRVPEGASEEIAEHLGGMLVDEGLTHSPVFTLTETQLLDTGLLPESHVTDLRDWLSNLGEDARARGLLVRRTLGGALDSLSRRVELLAEASSTQVQTVEQLHAVNDVAWRDAIDRVAVGMSDGTLLRGEVLARWQEYVGTGEFLRQLEVGFGRFRDRVAAALRGRPAPTTELGEALQSGVADLIIANAGDASLEVNRRWKAVSGGDHLVQSHPELASLRPGFEDDAHRLVRDWQEELLQLVRSEGGDRRTTARVLSMGVNAVGVVLMLVVFSHTMGSLGGAEVGIAGGSAVVAQRLLEAVFGDQAVRTLAEKARRRLIELVTELYDSERARAREAVDEIQIDVEQPRDLLAAAEAVRMQR from the coding sequence GTGAGCGAAACCGCCGAGGCCAGCGAGCTACTTGAGGCGGTGCGCGGTCTGCGCGACACCGTCCAGAGCGCCAAGCTGCCCCTGGAGGTCGCCGAGGTAGAGCAGGCGCGGCGAGCCCGCGACGAGATGCTCCACCAATTCGACGACTACATCCTTCCGCGTCTGACCAACCTCGACGCGCCCCTGTTGACTGTCGTGGGTGGATCCACGGGCGCAGGCAAGTCCACGTTGGTGAACACCTTGGCGCAGCGTGTCGTCAGCCGTAGCGGGGTGCTGCGTCCCACCACGCGCGCCTGCGTGCTCGTGCACCACGAAGACGATGCGCGCTGGTTCACCACGCCCCGGGTACTGCCCGGCCTGACCCGCGTCAGCGGTAACGAAGCCGACGACCCGTCCGCGCTGCGGCTCGCCCAGGCCGACGGACTGCCGCCGGGAATCGCGCTCCTGGACGCTCCAGACATCGACTCCGTCGTGGAATCCAACCGTGACCTGGCACGCCAACTGCTCGGTGCCGCCGACCTGTGGCTGTTCGTCACCACCGCCGCCCGCTACGCCGATGCCGTGCCCTGGCAGATGCTGCGCCAAGCTGTCGAGCGGGGCACCTCCGTGGCCATCGTGCTCGACCGGGTGCCTGAGGGCGCGAGCGAGGAGATCGCGGAGCACCTCGGCGGGATGCTCGTCGATGAAGGCCTCACCCACTCACCGGTGTTCACCCTGACCGAGACCCAACTGCTCGATACGGGCCTGCTGCCCGAATCACACGTCACCGATCTGCGGGACTGGCTGTCCAACCTCGGCGAAGACGCCCGGGCTCGCGGACTGCTCGTGCGCCGCACCTTGGGTGGGGCTCTGGACTCGCTGAGCCGTCGGGTCGAGTTGCTGGCAGAAGCGAGCTCGACCCAGGTGCAGACCGTGGAGCAGTTGCACGCCGTCAACGATGTCGCTTGGCGCGACGCCATCGACCGGGTGGCAGTCGGCATGAGTGACGGCACCCTGCTGCGCGGGGAAGTGCTCGCCCGCTGGCAGGAGTACGTCGGCACCGGAGAGTTTCTGCGCCAGTTGGAAGTCGGCTTCGGCCGGTTCCGAGACCGGGTCGCCGCAGCGCTGCGCGGGCGACCCGCCCCCACCACCGAACTGGGCGAGGCGCTGCAAAGCGGTGTCGCCGACCTCATCATCGCCAACGCCGGGGACGCCTCCCTGGAGGTAAACCGCAGGTGGAAGGCCGTTTCGGGTGGGGACCACCTCGTGCAGAGCCACCCCGAACTCGCCTCGCTGCGCCCGGGTTTTGAAGACGATGCGCACCGGCTCGTGCGTGATTGGCAAGAGGAACTCCTGCAGTTGGTGCGTTCCGAAGGTGGCGACCGACGTACCACCGCGCGGGTGCTTTCGATGGGAGTCAACGCTGTCGGTGTCGTGCTGATGCTGGTCGTCTTCAGCCACACCATGGGTTCCTTGGGCGGCGCGGAAGTCGGCATCGCCGGCGGTTCTGCGGTGGTAGCCCAACGCCTGCTGGAAGCGGTGTTCGGTGACCAAGCGGTGCGCACTCTTGCCGAGAAGGCGCGTCGCAGGCTCATCGAACTGGTGACGGAGTTGTATGACAGTGAGCGGGCACGGGCGCGGGAAGCCGTCGATGAAATCCAGATCGATGTCGAACAGCCGCGCGATCTGCTCGCTGCCGCCGAGGCCGTGAGGATGCAGCGATGA